The window AGCATGGCGCGCCATATCATGACGATGGAAGACCCGATCGAATATCTGCACTTCCATAAGATGTCGATCGTCAACCAGCGCGAGGTCGGCCAAGACACGCATTCGTTCCCGAACGCCCTGCGCGCTGCGCTGCGCGAAGACCCGGACGTCGTGCTCGTCGGCGAAATGCGCGACATGGAGACCATCGCCGTCACGCTGACCATCGCGGAGACAGGCCACCTCGTGTTCGCCACGCTGCACACCTCCGACGCGGCGCAGACCATCGACCGCATCATCGACGTTTTCCCGGCCCACCAGCAGCAGCAGATCCGCGTGCAGCTCGCATCGGTCATCGAGGCCGTCGTGTGCCTGCGCCTGCTGCCCCACGCATCGGGCGTCGGGCGCGTCCCCGCGGCCGAGGTCATGGTGGCGACGCCGGCCATCCGCAATTTGATCCGCGAGAACAAGACGCATCAGATCCACAACTCGATCGTGACCAGCCGCGGCATGCACATGCAGACCTTCGACATGTCGTTACGCGACCTGGTCCGTAAGCACATGATCACCGCCGAAGAGGCGTTCAACGCGTCCATGCACCCCGAGGAGCTGCGCAAGCTCATCGAGGGTACGTAAGGCGCTGGAGAGGGAGGGGGCGCAGCCATGCAGATGTCGCTTTGGTGGCTATTAATTCTACTCGTTATCTTAGTCGTCGGCCAAGCCGTCAAGCTCTGAGCTAAGGGAACAATCCATGCCAAGTTTCGCGTATCAGGCCAAAGACTCGACTGGAAAATCGGTCAACGGCGTCATCGAGGCGGAGAACGAGCGCGTCCTGCGCGCCAAGCTCCGCGAGATGAACTATTACGTCACCGGCATCACGCAGAAACAGACCACCGGTCTGAATGCGGACGTCGGGCAGATTTTCCAACGCTTCCGCAGCGTCAACGAGCAAGCGCTGGTCGTCTTCGCGCGTCAGTTCGCGACCATGATCAACGCCGGCCTTGCGATGGTGCGCTGCTTGGACGTGCTCAGCGTCCAGACCGAAGACGGCGTGCTGAAGCCCGTGATCACCGCCGTGCGCCGCGAGGTCGAGGGCGGTTCGACGTTGGCCGCGGCGCTGGGCAAGTTCCCGAAAGTCTTCTCTCCGCTCTTCACCAACATGGTACGCGCCGGCGAACTGGGCGGCATCCTCGACGACGTCCTCAACCGGCTGGCGACCTTCCTCGAAAAGGACTTCAACCTCAAGAAGAAGGTCAAGTCGGCGATGACCTATCCCGCGGTCATCCTCGTCATGGCCGTCCTGATCGTGATGTTCCTCGTCATCTTCATCATGCCGACCTTCGTCGAGCTCTTCAACGGCATGCACATGACGCTGCCGGTGCCGACGAAGATCCTCATCGCGTTCACCAACGGCGCGCGCAATCCGTATATCTTCGGCCCTACCATCGTGCTGCTGATAGTCGGGTTCATCCTGTTCAACCGCTACACGAGCACGCAAGTCGGTCGGCGCCAGTTCGACGCGTTCAAGCTCAAGCTGCCAGTGTTCGGCATCCTGATCCGCAAGGTCGCCATCTCCCGTTTCTGCCGCACCCTCGGGACGCTGCTGCAATCGGGCGTTCCGATCATGCAGGCCCTTGAGATCGTCGGCAAGGCGTCCGGTAACGAAGTCGTGGCCGAGACGGTCAATAAAGTGAGGGAATCAGTCCGCGAGGGCGAGTCGATCGCAGTGCCGCTCCAGCTCTCTGGGCTGTTCCCACCCCTGGTGACCCAGATGGTCGCGGTCGGTGAAGAGACGGGAAATCTGGACGGCATGCTCTCGAAGATCTCGGACTTCTACGATACCGAAGTCGAGTACATGCTCGCCTCGCTGACCTCATTGCTCGAGCCGATCCTCATCCTAATCATGGGATTCATCGTGGGCTTCATCGTCATCTCGGTGTTCCTGCCGCTCTATCAGATCATCGGGAACATCAAATAGCTGTGGGAGCGACTTTGGCAGCGCCCGCGAGCATCGTGCCGAATACCGAGTTCGAGCAGTACCGGAAGCATCGGTCCCTTGAGCTGCGCGATGCGTTGGTCGTACGCCACATGCCCCTCGTGAAGCGCGTCGCCGGCCACTTCGCCCGCGACCCCAGCATGCGCGACGACCTGACGCAGGTCGGCTACGTCGGGCTTATCAAGGCGGTCGAGAACTTCGATCCGAGCATGGGCGTCCCGTTCGAGGCGTACGCGCGGCCGATGATCGCCGGCGAGATAACCCACTATCTGCGAGATCAGGCGCCGGTCATCAGGCCGCCGCGCTGGTATCGCGGGCTCAATGCCCGCCTGCACGCGACGCGCGACGAGCTGGTGGCCAAGCTGCAGCGCGAACCGAGCGTAGACGAGTTGGCCGAGCGCATGAACGTGACGCCCGACGGCATCCAAGAAATCCTCAAGCTGCGCGCATCGTACAATCTGATGTCGATGACGCCCAATGCGGAAAGCCAGGACGCCCAGGTGCGCGTCGACGCCATCCGCAGCCGCCGCCACCTCTCGTTCCAGCTGCCAATAGAAGACCGAGTGACACTCGATATGGCGCTTGAACAGTTGGCAGATTTTGAAAAGCGCGTCGTCTATCTGTTCTTTTTCATGGACCTGACGCAGACGGAGATCGCGCAGCGGATCGGTTCGACGCAGCGCCAGGTGTCGCGCGTACTCGCCCGGACGCTTACCAAGATGCGAGACAGGCTCGTCTAAATCCCGCAGCGAGGGACAACTTTCTGTCTGGCCTGCTCCGAATTGGGCATTGCACCATATGAAAGTTCTCCCCGGCGCGTTAACGCACGACGCGAACATGGGTTTCGCGGCGCGCGGCCGTCTGTGGAAGTGGCGGTCGATCGGGA of the Candidatus Eremiobacteraceae bacterium genome contains:
- a CDS encoding type IV pilus twitching motility protein PilT; translated protein: PTEFPKLSPEDTKRLVYSILTDAQKERFEKNLELDFSHGLKGFGRFRVNAFKQRGVIGAAFRAIPSTVPPLSTLNLPTVMSDLTQRPAGLILVTGPTGSGKSTALASMLDVVNASMARHIMTMEDPIEYLHFHKMSIVNQREVGQDTHSFPNALRAALREDPDVVLVGEMRDMETIAVTLTIAETGHLVFATLHTSDAAQTIDRIIDVFPAHQQQQIRVQLASVIEAVVCLRLLPHASGVGRVPAAEVMVATPAIRNLIRENKTHQIHNSIVTSRGMHMQTFDMSLRDLVRKHMITAEEAFNASMHPEELRKLIEGT
- a CDS encoding type II secretion system F family protein, with the protein product MPSFAYQAKDSTGKSVNGVIEAENERVLRAKLREMNYYVTGITQKQTTGLNADVGQIFQRFRSVNEQALVVFARQFATMINAGLAMVRCLDVLSVQTEDGVLKPVITAVRREVEGGSTLAAALGKFPKVFSPLFTNMVRAGELGGILDDVLNRLATFLEKDFNLKKKVKSAMTYPAVILVMAVLIVMFLVIFIMPTFVELFNGMHMTLPVPTKILIAFTNGARNPYIFGPTIVLLIVGFILFNRYTSTQVGRRQFDAFKLKLPVFGILIRKVAISRFCRTLGTLLQSGVPIMQALEIVGKASGNEVVAETVNKVRESVREGESIAVPLQLSGLFPPLVTQMVAVGEETGNLDGMLSKISDFYDTEVEYMLASLTSLLEPILILIMGFIVGFIVISVFLPLYQIIGNIK
- a CDS encoding sigma-70 family RNA polymerase sigma factor, which gives rise to MGATLAAPASIVPNTEFEQYRKHRSLELRDALVVRHMPLVKRVAGHFARDPSMRDDLTQVGYVGLIKAVENFDPSMGVPFEAYARPMIAGEITHYLRDQAPVIRPPRWYRGLNARLHATRDELVAKLQREPSVDELAERMNVTPDGIQEILKLRASYNLMSMTPNAESQDAQVRVDAIRSRRHLSFQLPIEDRVTLDMALEQLADFEKRVVYLFFFMDLTQTEIAQRIGSTQRQVSRVLARTLTKMRDRLV